A stretch of the Panicum virgatum strain AP13 chromosome 9N, P.virgatum_v5, whole genome shotgun sequence genome encodes the following:
- the LOC120687684 gene encoding short-chain dehydrogenase reductase 3b-like, whose product MSKPRLDGKVAIVTGGASGIGEAAARLFASSGATVVIADIQDALGEAVAASAGCTYMPCDIPDEAQVEATVGDVVAAHGRLDVMLSNAGVLLPTGSVMDMDLAELDRVMAVNFRGAAACVKHAARAMVSPNGARGGAIVCTASVASLQGGFGPASYTASKHAVLGLVRAAAGELGRHGVRVNCVSPSGGATPMSCALMGIGPEELEAMTVPGNVLQGKVLRAEDVAEAALFLASDQAGFINGHNLVVDGATTVVNPAVLHAVGL is encoded by the exons ATGTCCAAGCCGAG GTTGGACGGCAAGGTGGCCATCGTcaccggcggcgcgagcggcatcggcgaggcggcggcgcggctgttCGCGTCGAGCGGCGCCACGGTGGTGATCGCGGACATCCAGGACGCGCTGGGCGAGGCGGTGGCCGCGTCGGCCGGGTGCACGTACATGCCGTGCGACATCCCGGACGAGGCGCAGGTGGAGGCGACGGTGGGCGACGTGGTGGCCGCGCACGGGCGGCTGGACGTCATGCTCAGCAACGCCGGCGTGCTGCTCCCGACGGGGTCCGTGATGGACATGGACCTGGCGGAGCTGGACCGCGTGATGGCCGTCAACttccgcggcgccgcggcgtgcGTGAAGCACGCGGCGCGTGCCATGGTGTCGCCGAACGGCGCCCGTGGCGGCGCCATCGTGTGCACGGCGAGCGTGGCGTCGCTCCAGGGCGGGTTTGGGCCGGCGTCGTACACGGCGTCCAAGCACGCGGTGCTGGGCCTGgtgcgcgccgcggcgggggagCTCGGGCGCCACGGCGTGCGCGTCAACTGCGTGTCCCCCAGCGGCGGGGCCACGCCCATGAGCTGCGCGCTCATGGGCATCGGGCCAGAGGAGCTGGAGGCCATGACGGTGCCGGGCAACGTGCTGCAAGGGAAGGTGCTGCGGGCGGAGgacgtggcggaggcggcgctgttCCTGGCGTCCGACCAGGCGGGGTTCATCAACGGCCACAACCTCGTCGTCGACGGCGCCACCACCGTCGTCAACCCCGCCGTGCTGCACGCCGTCGGACTGTGA